A genomic region of Amblyraja radiata isolate CabotCenter1 chromosome 16, sAmbRad1.1.pri, whole genome shotgun sequence contains the following coding sequences:
- the prr15l gene encoding proline-rich protein 15-like protein — MGDVAPQSWWKFAFMRKKGGSKVLSELAVEPSNTDSSDREARGDPQLEARLEKIVDKSTKGRHVRVSHSGRFKEKKKIRSSLSENPGFYSQTETASSAEP; from the coding sequence ATGGGCGACGTTGCTCCGCAGTCGTGGTGGAAGTTCGCCTTCATGCGCAAGAAGGGCGGCTCGAAGGTGCTGAGCGAGTTGGCGGTGGAGCCGAGCAACACTGACAGCTCCGACCGAGAGGCCAGGGGCGACCCGCAGCTGGAGGCCAGGCTGGAGAAGATTGTGGACAAAAGCACCAAGGGCCGGCACGTCAGGGTCTCGCACTCCGGACGCTtcaaggagaagaagaagattcgCTCGAGTCTGTCGGAAAATCCCGGCTTCTACAGTCAGACGGAGACCGCGAGCAGCGCCGAGCCGTGA